The proteins below are encoded in one region of Telopea speciosissima isolate NSW1024214 ecotype Mountain lineage chromosome 10, Tspe_v1, whole genome shotgun sequence:
- the LOC122643504 gene encoding protein PHYTOCHROME KINASE SUBSTRATE 4-like, protein MQRYTVTANLNGGLPQRPIFEGTEHSLPYTSFPPKSHLRDISFSSSTRPGGPKLPAEECFGPGIDDTEISIFDAQRYFNEGRDHKEKKQASTVTVNLDKITDRCDLSSVSRLSSVSSVDGYGRKHRTRSFHATPTASSEASWNSQSGLLSIPPGSIAVSMRDLPSDGKRRGSSTKWLTFATRCPCSGKKSVQVEEKFSNPKNPFYSNCSSNTSLNPKKQSSKSGEVALNRVTKEKSKELASNEKEKVMFDKNMIIIDERRELKVLPGNHSSSESGGCHRVISPGRSITEGGAAFSFPVLNPPAPAKLLQNRGKPTIQLEEHSPRESLEVFRPPIDEPVERRTTELQRRLLMSFSGETAEDFTFPASPCPKTRAIITDEDVASDTSSDLFEIESFSTQTTMHPLYRSSQRDSFDELLSSNDGKRILGNGKGMLQFRRSLDGTMTTSIAPTECYEPSEVSIDWSVTTAEGFDRGSVTNFSTTTTMTTTAAVSEYENVRFIIQKEFDKVANNGDGGGGDAVINIRRKGNGLLSCISEKAVSTVGPHPAVKQEPDHQRRHADAGTGAVPVESCQIPATSNSACMSRAFATQ, encoded by the coding sequence atgcaaagGTATACAGTAACTGCGAACTTAAATGGTGGGCTTCCTCAAAGACCCATCTTTGAAGGGACTGAACATTCTCTTCCTTATACGTCATTTCCACCAAAATCCCATCTCAGAGAcatttcattctcttcttctaccAGACCAGGTGGACCGAAACTGCCTGCTGAAGAATGCTTCGGGCCCGGAATCGATGACACAGAGATCAGCATTTTCGACGCCCAAAGGTACTTTAATGAGGGCAGAGATCACAAGGAGAAGAAACAAGCTTCTACTGTGACAGTAAATCTAGATAAAATCACTGACAGGTGTGATCTCTCTTCGGTTTCAAGGCTTTCTTCTGTCTCATCTGTTGATGGGTATGGGAGGAAACACAGAACTAGGTCGTTTCATGCAACCCCAACAGCTTCATCTGAAGCTAGTTGGAACAGTCAGTCTGGTCTGTTATCAATTCCACCTGGTTCAATTGCAGTCTCAATGAGAGATCTTCCTTCAGATGGGAAGAGAAGAGGTTCTTCAACCAAATGGCTTACTTTTGCGACAAGATGTCCCTGCTCTGGTAAGAAATCTGTTCAAGTGGAGGAGAAATTCTCTAATCCCAAGAACCCATTTTATTCAAATTGTAGTTCTAACACTTCTTTGAATCCCAAGAAACAGAGCTCTAAATCAGGGGAAGTTGCTCTTAATAGAGTAACCAAGGAGAAATCGAAGGAATTAGCAtccaatgaaaaagaaaaggtgatGTTTGACAAGAACATGATAATTATTGATGAAAGGAGAGAATTGAAAGTTTTGCCCGGAAACCATTCATCGTCGGAGTCAGGTGGTTGCCACCGAGTAATCTCCCCAGGGAGGTCAATTACTGAGGGTGGCGCCGCCTTCTCCTTTCCTGTACTAAATCCTCCGGCACCAGCAAAACTGCTCCAAAATCGTGGGAAACCAACAATTCAGCTTGAAGAACACTCACCTAGAGAGTCACTAGAGGTCTTCCGGCCACCAATTGATGAACCGGTTGAAAGGAGGACAACAGAGCTTCAGCGGCGCTTATTGATGTCATTTTCCGGCGAGACCGCTGAAGACTTCACTTTCCCAGCCAGTCCATGTCCGAAAACTCGAGCAATTATAACAGATGAAGATGTAGCAAGTGACACAAGCTCAGACCTGTTTGAAATTGAAAGCTTCTCAACTCAGACAACAATGCATCCATTGTACCGCAGCAGCCAGAGAGATTCCTTTGATGAGTTATTGTCAAGCAATGATGGAAAGAGAATTCTTGGGAATGGCAAAGGAATGTTACAGTTCCGGCGAAGCCTTGATGGGACTATGACAACTTCAATTGCTCCAACAGAATGTTATGAGCCCAGCGAAGTTAGTATTGATTGGAGTGTTACAACTGCAGAGGGATTCGACCGAGGAAGTGTCACAAACTTTTcgacgacgacgacgatgaCGACGACGGCGGCGGTATCAGAGTATGAGAATGTCAGGTTCATAATACAGAAAGAATTTGACAAGGTTGCCAataatggtgatggtggtggtggtgatgccgTTATTAACATTAGAAGGAAAGGAAATGGTTTGTTGAGCTGCATAAGTGAGAAGGCAGTTAGTACTGTAGGCCCTCATCCTGCAGTGAAACAAGAACCTGATCATCAGCGTCGTCATGCCGATGCCGGAACTGGAGCTGTCCCAGTTGAATCATGTCAAATTCCGGCAACGTCGAATTCCGCTTGCATGTCTCGTGCCTTTGCTACACAATAA